The genomic window ACGCTCGTGGCCCAGGTCTTCAAGACGGCGAACGACCAGTTCATGGGCAAGATGAGCTACCTGAGGATACTGAGCGGCCGGATCGCGCCCGACACGAACCTCGTCAACCTCCGCAGCGGCAAGACGGCCAAGGCGGGGCACATCTACGTGCTCCAGGGCAAGCAGCAGGAGGAGGTCCCGGAGGCGATCGCGGGCGACATCGTGGCGATCGCCAAGTTCGACGACCTGCACGTCTCGGACACGGTGAGCAACGTCGGCGGCAACACGACGGTGAGCCAGCTCAAGGTCGCCCCGATCCACTTCCCGGCCCCGATGGTCCCCCGCGCCGTGATCCCCAAGGCCCGCGAGGACGAGGCGAAGATGTCCGCCGGCCTGGCCAAGATCGCCGACGAGGACCCGACGTTCTCGATCCGCCGGGACACCCAGACGCACGAGCTGATCATCTCCGGGATGAGCGACCTGCACCTGGAGATCATCCAGCAGCGGCTCAAGAACCGCTACAAGCTGGAGATGAGCACGCACGTCCCCCACGTGCCCTACCTGGAGACGATCACCGCGAACGCCGAGGCCGACCATCGCCACAAGAAGCAGACCGGCGGGCGCGGGCAGTTCGGCGAGGTCCACCTGCGGGTCCGCCCGCTGGAGCGCGGCAAGGGCTTCAACTTCGTGGACGCGGTGAAGGGCGGCACCATCCCGGGCCAGTATATCCCGGCGGTGGAGAAGGGCGTCCGCGAGCAGATGGACAAGGGGATCATCTCCGGCAACCAGGTCGTCGACCTGGAGGTCGAGGTCTACTTCGGCAAGGACCACCCCGTCGACAGCTCCGAGCAGGCGTTCAAGACGGCCGCGGCCAACGCCCTGCGCAAGGCCTTCGAGAAGGCGCGCCCGGCGCTCCTCGAGCCGATCGTGGCCGCCGAGATCACCGTGCCGGCGGCCAACTTCGGCGACATCACGGCCGACCTGTCCACCCGGCGGGGGCACATCACGGGGATGGACACCCTTCCCGGCGGGCTCCAGACGATCCAGGCCATCGTGCCGCTGGCCGAGATGCTCTCGTACGCCACCCAGCTCAAGAGCATGACGTCGGGCCAGGGCTCGTTCGCGATGGAGCTGCGCGGCTACGAGCCGGTGCCGCCGAACGTCCAGCAGCAGATCGTCGAGAAGTACCAGAAGTCCCGTACGGGCGTCGAGGAAGACTGACCCGCGCCGGGCCCGCCCCCGCGGCACCGCCGGGCCCCCGCCGGCGCGTGCCGCGATCGCACGGGCCGCGGCTCGCGCGATCCGAACCCGTGGGAGCCGCCTCCGTGCCGCGACCGCGCAGGCCGAGGCTCGCGCGGTCGCCGCACGGAGGCGGCTCCCACGGAGGATGATCGACCGTCTCGGCGAACCGGCCTGTTTGAGTCCGGCACTCAGTAGAAGCCGCCGAAGCCTCCCCCGAAGCCGAATCCGAAGCCGAAGACCATCGGCGGCCGGGCATAATTGTCGATGTGCTGCTGGAGGGCGAAGTTGCTGGCGATGCCGAGCTTCTGGGCCTCGAACTGGTCCATCCGGGTCGGGGCGCCGCCCGCGTTGCCGAAGCGTGCGACCCGCGTCGGGTCGCCGTGGCTGTAGTACTGGTCCGGGACCTGGGCGGTCTCGGGATGACGCACCGGGGCGGCCGGAGAACGGTACCCATAGCCCTCGTCGCGACCGTAAGGTCCGGAGTACTGGCTGGGGACGTGATGCTGGAGCATGCTCCGACGCCGGGGCGCGTGCCGCGTCCTCGGCCGGAGCGCGGCCGGGCCCCAGACCGCGCCCACGCTCGGGGCCATCGAGGCCGCGTCCTCACCCTCGCTCTCGGGGATCGCCGCCGTCGTCCCCTGGGCGTGTGCCGTCGGTGCGAGCGTGCAGAACGCGACGCCGAGGCCGGCCGCGAGCCATGTCACCGTCCCCCCACGCCTGATCATGATCGGTTGCCCCGATGAATGAGTCGGATCGTACCCGGCCGACCTGCCCCGCGGGGGCGGGCGTCGCCGCGGCCCGCCCGCATCAGTCCGGGTCGTAGCCCAGGTTGGGGGCCAGCCACCGCTCCGCCACGTGGACCGAGATGCCCTTGCGGGCGGCGTAGTCCTCGACCTGCTCCCTGGTCACCAAGTCTATCGCGAAGTATCGCGCCTCGGGGTGTGCAAAATACAGGCCGCTCACCGACGCGGCGGGGAACATGGCGAAATTCTCGG from Aquisphaera giovannonii includes these protein-coding regions:
- the fusA gene encoding elongation factor G: MTTTYHIADIRNVALAGHGASGKTSLADALLFAAGAINRKGSVDDGTSTLDIDDEEKRRHFTIDCHMGHLAWNGKQVHLIDSPGYPDFIGNALSALAAVENVVLAVSGPSGIEVNTRRLFQEARKLGLGRFIAVTKMDAENVDYRADLAAIRETFGNQCVPFNVPVGQGASFQGVVDVLQQHDEDPAGCPLPPTEAYQMVVEQIVESDEALMNRYLEGESIGVDELRKAAHDAIAAGKLVPVLCVCTRKDLGIKELLDLVTVCGLSPEDVHRFGTRGEGEGPEEEITPAEDGTLVAQVFKTANDQFMGKMSYLRILSGRIAPDTNLVNLRSGKTAKAGHIYVLQGKQQEEVPEAIAGDIVAIAKFDDLHVSDTVSNVGGNTTVSQLKVAPIHFPAPMVPRAVIPKAREDEAKMSAGLAKIADEDPTFSIRRDTQTHELIISGMSDLHLEIIQQRLKNRYKLEMSTHVPHVPYLETITANAEADHRHKKQTGGRGQFGEVHLRVRPLERGKGFNFVDAVKGGTIPGQYIPAVEKGVREQMDKGIISGNQVVDLEVEVYFGKDHPVDSSEQAFKTAAANALRKAFEKARPALLEPIVAAEITVPAANFGDITADLSTRRGHITGMDTLPGGLQTIQAIVPLAEMLSYATQLKSMTSGQGSFAMELRGYEPVPPNVQQQIVEKYQKSRTGVEED